A window of Vigna unguiculata cultivar IT97K-499-35 chromosome 4, ASM411807v1, whole genome shotgun sequence contains these coding sequences:
- the LOC114181087 gene encoding septin and tuftelin-interacting protein 1 homolog 1 has product MDEDQEMERFGMENDYEGGQWIGGEFYYKSRKEKRTQTKDDVLYGVFADSDDDDDYSSRKRRKDRDFSKKQDLTKPVNFVSTGTFMPNQEIDNKSKEQNEKDGYVSEDRPGLGSGFGMGSGGTSGSGLGFNSGNTANGSERNDDSDENGHDNFLPTAFGKKIKEGAMRREREREKERLEKKRGKHQSSVQDGFSDVGKFEKHTKGIGMKLLEKMGYKGGGLGKNEQGIVAPIEARLRAKNSGIGFNESKETMPLPVLQQEKKNVQEVLQPVVGKTKERLWSKQARLKKKKEEEYVTAEELLASKQEQEFEVVQKVYDMRGPHARVINLSDLNAEEKAKENDIPMPELQYNVALIVGLAEADIQQIDRDLRRERETALSLKKEKEKLETEAAFQKKQLDNMEEIKHVLDHVEEENTLGTLTLESLAHCFRDLHKRYADDYKLCNLSCIACFYALPLFIRVFQGWDPLRNPSHGLELVSEWKALLREEDSVDIWDVSSPYTQLVLEVVLPAVRISGINTWQARDPEPMLWFLELWEKLLPQSVLATILDNIVMPKLSSAVDTWEPHRETIPIHTWVHPWLPLLGHKLEGIYQVIRFKLSTVLGAWHPSDGSAYAILSPWKSVFDSASWEQLMLRFIVPKLQLVLQEFQVNPASQNLDQFYWVMNWASAIPIHLMVDMMEKFFFAKWLQVLYHWLCSNPNFEEVTKWYLGWKELIPKELLANESIRYQLNRGLDMMNQAVEGMEVVQPGLKENISYLRVLEQRQFEAQQKAAAYAQQQAAASLGGAVNADGTHELSLKEVIEAHAQQHGLLFKLKPGRMHNGHQIYGFGNVSIIIDSLNQKVYAQNEEMWSMESLQGLLELHNKSLSKRR; this is encoded by the coding sequence ATGGATGAGGATCAAGAGATGGAGAGATTTGGAATGGAGAATGATTATGAGGGTGGTCAATGGATTGGTGGTGAATTCTACTACAAGAGTCGTAAAGAAAAGCGCACTCAGACAAAGGATGATGTTCTTTACGGAGTTTTTGCAGATTCTGATGACGATGATGATTATTCAAGTAGAAAACGGAGGAAGGACCGTGATTTTTCAAAGAAGCAAGATCTAACCAAGCCTGTGAATTTTGTATCTACAGGAACGTTTATGCCCAATCAGGAAATTGATAATAAGTCCAAAGAGCAGAATGAGAAAGATGGTTATGTTAGTGAGGATAGGCCGGGCTTAGGGTCAGGTTTCGGTATGGGGTCTGGTGGTACTTCTGGGTCTGGTCTAGGTTTTAATTCTGGCAATACAGCAAATGGTTCAGAAAGAAATGATGATTCTGATGAGAACGGTCATGATAATTTCTTGCCTACAGCATTTGGGAAGAAGATTAAGGAGGGGGCGATGAGAAGGGAAAGAGAAAGGGAGAAGGAGAGGTTGGAGAAGAAGAGAGGGAAGCATCAGAGTTCAGTTCAAGATGGGTTTAGTGATGTGGGGAAGTTTGAGAAGCATACGAAAGGGATAGGCATGAAGTTGTTGGAGAAGATGGGTTATAAAGGAGGTGGACTTGGGAAGAATGAGCAGGGTATTGTAGCTCCTATTGAGGCCAGATTGAGGGCCAAGAATTCTGGCATAGGGTTTAATGAGTCTAAGGAGACTATGCCGTTGCCGGTTTTGCAGCAAGAGAAGAAGAATGTGCAAGAGGTCTTGCAACCTGTGGTTGGCAAAACGAAGGAAAGGTTGTGGTCAAAGCAAGCAAggttgaagaaaaagaaggaggaaGAGTATGTAACAGCTGAGGAGTTGTTGGCAAGCAAGCAAGAACAAGAGTTTGAGGTTGTTCAGAAGGTATATGATATGAGGGGGCCACATGCTCGAGTAATAAATTTGTCTGATTTGAATGCCGAAGagaaagcaaaagaaaatgATATCCCAATGCCAGAACTTCAGTATAATGTAGCGTTAATAGTTGGGTTGGCTGAGGCTGACATCCAACAAATTGATAGAGATTTGAGGAGAGAGAGGGAGACAGCACTTAgcttgaaaaaagaaaaagagaagttaGAAACTGAGGCAGCATTTCAGAAGAAGCAGCTGGATAATATGGAGGAAATAAAGCATGTGTTAGACCACGTTGAAGAAGAAAACACTTTGGGAACATTAACATTGGAGTCCCTTGCTCATTGCTTTAGGGATTTACATAAAAGATACGCTGATGACTACAAGTTGTGTAACTTGTCATGCATTGCTTGTTTTTATGCTCTACCCCTGTTTATCAGAGTGTTCCAAGGTTGGGATCCTCTTCGAAATCCATCTCATGGGTTGGAGTTGGTTTCAGAGTGGAAGGCATTGCTTCGAGAAGAAGATTCAGTTGATATATGGGATGTTTCATCACCTTATACTCAATTGGTTTTAGAGGTTGTATTACCAGCTGTAAGAATATCTGGTATAAATACCTGGCAGGCCCGGGATCCTGAACCAATGTTATGGTTTCTGGAATTGTGGGAAAAGTTACTTCCTCAATCAGTCCTTGCCACCATATTAGACAATATAGTTATGCCTAAGCTATCGAGTGCTGTAGATACTTGGGAACCACACCGTGAGACCATTCCTATCCACACTTGGGTGCATCCATGGCTACCTCTGCTGGGTCACAAGTTGGAGGGTATTTACCAGGTGATTCGATTTAAATTGAGTACTGTTCTTGGGGCCTGGCACCCAAGTGATGGTTCTGCTTATGCTATATTGTCTCCTTGGAAGTCTGTATTTGATTCTGCTAGTTGGGAACAACTTATGCTTCGTTTTATTGTACCAAAGTTGCAGCTTGTCTTGCAAGAGTTCCAAGTGAACCCAGCAAGTCAGAATCTTGATCAATTTTATTGGGTAATGAACTGGGCTTCTGCTATTCCTATTCACCTAATGGTTGATATGATGGAGAAATTCTTCTTTGCCAAATGGCTTCAGGTTCTGTATCATTGGCTGTGCTCAAATCCTAATTTTGAAGAAGTTACAAAATGGTATTTGGGATGGAAAGAACTCATTCCAAAAGAACTGTTAGCAAATGAAAGTATCCGGTACCAACTTAATCGCGGTCTTGATATGATGAACCAGGCTGTTGAAGGTATGGAGGTGGTCCAACCTGGTTTAAAGGAGAATATAAGCTATCTTAGGGTACTTGAGCAGAGGCAATTTGAGGCTCAACAGAAAGCAGCAGCTTATGCTCAACAGCAAGCTGCAGCTAGCTTGGGCGGTGCAGTCAACGCGGATGGCACTCATGAATTGAGCTTGAAAGAAGTCATTGAGGCTCATGCTCAGCAACATGGTTTGCTGTTCAAGCTTAAACCTGGTAGAATGCACAATGGTCATCAAATATATGGGTTTGGTAATGTCAGCATAATAATAGACTCTCTTAATCAAAAAGTATACGCCCAGAACGAAGAAATGTGGTCTATGGAATCTCTTCAGGGTTTGCTAGAGTTGCACAATAAATCCCTTAGTAAGAGGCGTTGA